A portion of the Chlamydia caviae GPIC genome contains these proteins:
- a CDS encoding serine/threonine protein kinase encodes MDCQSEMLSHNQVIGAYHIKKLLSKKEGSTVYQGVHPDTLQPAAIKVLATPLVTDTPRVHNFLKEARIIEQISHPNIVKLYQYGQCREGLYIAMEYIQGVSLRHYILSQLIPLSRAIDIILHIAQAIEYLHSRGILHRDIKPENILITSQGNIKLIDFGLAISSIDKDARPLYLGTPSYMSPEQRQGDKISELSEIYSLGLIAYELILGNLALGKVVLSLIPDRVSKILAKALQPSPTDRYASMKEFIIDLHRYRHGEDLQKDLRNKDHTAMVNDQLYHQRFWLSPLEIVVPEYLAVSIHEHGYPTHPHVYYEAYMSGDTFRLWFCYSLSGNPTLVLTVMKSFVSQWGHEENIRSTIRKMHSELMRINVPINGKGISLFCVTIPKEKKELSWIACGKTSFRLKKQGKVPEIFTTSSAGLGKISSLQIQETKVAWEIGDGAVLHTLQADDSMSSLHSPLFTELKDRGQTAIFCPIESVRYGIEENHDGNLCPSTLISLKRIR; translated from the coding sequence ATGGATTGTCAATCCGAAATGCTTTCTCACAATCAGGTAATTGGTGCATACCACATCAAGAAGCTCTTGAGTAAGAAAGAGGGAAGCACAGTATATCAGGGTGTCCATCCCGATACTCTACAGCCTGCAGCTATTAAAGTTCTTGCAACGCCTTTGGTTACTGATACACCACGAGTTCATAATTTCTTAAAAGAAGCACGGATTATTGAGCAGATCTCACATCCTAATATTGTTAAGCTATATCAATATGGACAATGTCGAGAAGGTCTATATATAGCTATGGAATATATTCAGGGAGTTTCTCTTCGACACTACATCCTCTCTCAGCTCATTCCCTTATCACGTGCTATCGATATTATCCTACACATCGCACAAGCTATTGAATATTTACATAGCCGAGGCATACTCCATAGGGATATAAAACCAGAAAATATCCTTATAACATCTCAAGGAAACATCAAACTTATAGATTTTGGCCTTGCGATAAGTTCTATAGATAAGGACGCTCGTCCTTTATATTTAGGAACACCATCGTATATGAGCCCTGAACAACGTCAGGGAGATAAGATTTCTGAACTTTCAGAAATCTATTCCTTAGGCTTAATAGCCTATGAATTGATCTTAGGGAATTTAGCTTTAGGTAAAGTCGTTTTGTCCTTAATTCCAGATAGAGTGAGTAAGATCTTAGCGAAGGCTTTACAGCCTTCTCCTACAGATCGTTACGCATCTATGAAGGAGTTCATTATTGACTTACATAGATACCGTCATGGCGAAGATCTGCAAAAAGATCTGCGGAATAAAGATCATACAGCCATGGTGAATGATCAGCTATATCATCAGAGATTCTGGTTATCTCCCTTAGAGATTGTGGTTCCTGAATACCTAGCAGTTTCTATACATGAACACGGTTATCCTACGCATCCCCACGTATACTACGAAGCTTATATGAGTGGAGATACTTTTAGATTATGGTTTTGTTATAGTCTTTCGGGAAATCCAACTTTAGTATTAACTGTTATGAAAAGCTTCGTAAGTCAATGGGGTCATGAAGAGAACATTCGAAGCACAATTCGTAAAATGCATAGCGAATTAATGCGTATCAATGTTCCTATCAATGGAAAAGGAATCTCCTTATTTTGTGTAACGATCCCTAAAGAAAAAAAGGAACTTTCTTGGATTGCTTGTGGGAAAACTAGTTTCCGGTTAAAAAAACAAGGAAAGGTTCCTGAGATTTTTACTACTTCGTCCGCGGGTTTAGGGAAAATTAGTTCTTTACAAATTCAGGAAACCAAGGTTGCATGGGAAATAGGTGATGGAGCAGTATTACATACCTTACAGGCAGACGATTCCATGTCATCTTTACATAGTCCTTTATTCACAGAGTTGAAAGATAGAGGACAAACAGCTATATTCTGCCCAATAGAGAGCGTACGGTACGGGATAGAAGAAAATCATGACGGAAATCTTTGTCCCTCAACACTTATCAGCTTAAAAAGAATCCGGTGA
- a CDS encoding secretin N-terminal domain-containing protein: MKIVTSNIGRKILQVINKKKGKIGVLSVLFFLDLVLLGVNSQKPPISEPRSRAKNSQADEKSQIAACPKNIVNKTSARKSEKQSIAKNVTQNQPRHFKKSTQTFSPGFSEGSPFAKPEVKKRPLDNRYTQTAAKKNPRFLPKQEEKTEVVEEKSEDAQIWEDKRAYAKRAVNAINFSVKKLVEESEKKSANEEGFKIDNKASSQSIKTQSPDKQPSVDTVAVHADPEKDDKQLPPTLLKGKQITCADLKDNGYTVNFEDISVLELLQFVSKISGTNFVFDSNDLNFNVTIVSHDPTSVDDLSTILLQVLKMHDLKVVEQGNNVLIYRNPRISKLSTVVTDGSAKDNCEAVVVTRVFRLYSVHPTSAVNIIQPLLSHDAIVSASEATRHVIVSDIAGNVEKVGELLAALDSPGTSVDMSEYEVRYANPASLVSYCQDVLGAMAEEEAFQIFIQPGTNKIFVVSSPRLTSKAIQLLKSLDIPEMAHTLDDVTSPASALGTSGAANPKSLRFFMYKLKYQNGAAIAQAIQDIGYNLYVTTAMDEDFINTLNSIQWLDVNNSIVVIGNQTNVDKVVSLLNGLDLPPKQVYIEVLILETSLEKSWDFGVQWVALGDEQGKVAYASGLLSNTGLANPAKATAPPLKPSPGDIPLPTPGQLAGISDMMYASSAFGLGIIGNVLSHKGKSFLTLGGLLSALDQDGDTVIVLNPRIMAQDTQQASFFVGQTIPFQTTSTIIQETGTVTQNIEYEDIGVNLVVASTIAPNNVVTLQIEQTISELHSAQGTLTPVTDKTYAATRLQVPDGCFLVMSGHIRDKTTKIVTGVPLLNSIPLIRGLFSRTIDQRQKRNIMMFIKPKVISSFEEGTTLTNKEGYRYNWEADEGSMQVAPRHAPECQRPPALQAESDFKMLEIEAQ, encoded by the coding sequence GTGAAAATAGTGACGTCGAACATTGGAAGAAAGATCTTACAGGTCATAAATAAGAAAAAAGGGAAAATAGGTGTACTTTCTGTTCTGTTTTTCTTGGACCTGGTTTTACTTGGTGTAAATTCTCAAAAACCACCAATTAGTGAACCAAGATCTCGAGCTAAAAACTCCCAGGCTGACGAGAAAAGCCAAATTGCCGCTTGTCCTAAGAACATAGTGAATAAGACCTCGGCAAGAAAATCTGAGAAGCAATCTATTGCTAAAAACGTAACACAGAATCAGCCGCGTCATTTTAAAAAGTCTACGCAGACATTCTCCCCAGGGTTTTCTGAGGGATCTCCGTTTGCTAAACCTGAAGTTAAAAAACGCCCTCTCGATAACCGTTACACACAAACCGCTGCAAAAAAAAACCCACGCTTCCTTCCTAAACAAGAAGAAAAAACCGAAGTTGTCGAAGAGAAGAGTGAAGATGCACAAATTTGGGAAGATAAGCGTGCTTATGCTAAACGTGCTGTAAATGCTATAAACTTTAGCGTAAAAAAGCTTGTTGAAGAAAGCGAAAAAAAGAGTGCAAATGAAGAAGGCTTTAAAATTGATAACAAAGCATCTTCGCAATCTATAAAAACACAATCTCCAGATAAGCAGCCTTCTGTTGATACAGTAGCAGTACACGCCGATCCCGAAAAAGATGATAAGCAGCTTCCCCCAACATTATTGAAAGGGAAGCAAATTACTTGCGCCGATCTTAAAGATAACGGCTATACTGTAAACTTTGAAGACATCTCTGTTCTTGAATTATTACAATTTGTCAGTAAGATTTCTGGAACAAATTTCGTTTTCGACAGTAATGACTTAAACTTTAATGTCACCATTGTTTCTCATGATCCTACATCTGTAGACGATCTTTCTACAATCCTTTTACAAGTCTTAAAAATGCATGACTTGAAAGTGGTAGAACAGGGAAATAACGTTCTTATTTATCGTAACCCTCGCATTTCTAAATTATCTACCGTGGTTACCGACGGTTCTGCAAAGGATAATTGTGAAGCTGTTGTGGTTACTCGTGTATTCCGTTTATACAGCGTACATCCGACATCTGCTGTAAATATTATTCAGCCTCTACTTTCGCACGATGCTATAGTCAGTGCTTCAGAAGCTACACGACATGTCATTGTTTCTGATATCGCAGGAAATGTTGAGAAAGTCGGAGAGCTGTTAGCAGCTTTGGACAGTCCAGGGACATCCGTGGATATGTCAGAGTATGAAGTGCGTTATGCAAATCCTGCTTCACTAGTGAGCTACTGCCAGGATGTCCTCGGTGCTATGGCTGAAGAAGAAGCTTTTCAGATCTTCATACAGCCAGGAACAAATAAGATTTTCGTAGTGTCTTCGCCGCGCTTAACTAGCAAGGCAATACAACTACTAAAATCTCTGGATATTCCAGAAATGGCACATACATTAGATGATGTCACAAGCCCCGCCTCAGCTTTAGGAACATCAGGAGCTGCAAATCCTAAAAGCTTGCGTTTTTTCATGTACAAGCTGAAGTATCAAAACGGCGCAGCTATTGCTCAGGCAATTCAAGATATTGGTTACAATCTCTATGTGACAACAGCGATGGATGAAGATTTCATCAATACGCTAAACAGTATCCAATGGCTAGATGTTAACAACTCTATCGTTGTTATCGGAAACCAGACAAATGTAGATAAAGTTGTTAGCTTACTGAATGGTTTAGATCTACCTCCAAAGCAAGTATATATCGAAGTATTGATTCTAGAGACTAGCTTAGAGAAATCTTGGGATTTCGGAGTTCAGTGGGTAGCACTTGGAGATGAACAAGGTAAGGTTGCCTATGCTTCAGGATTATTAAGCAATACAGGTCTTGCTAATCCTGCAAAAGCTACAGCACCTCCTCTAAAACCTTCTCCAGGAGATATTCCGTTACCGACACCTGGTCAGTTAGCAGGCATTAGCGATATGATGTATGCATCCTCAGCTTTTGGATTGGGGATCATAGGAAACGTTCTTAGCCATAAAGGGAAATCTTTCTTAACCTTAGGGGGACTACTCAGCGCTTTAGATCAAGATGGCGATACTGTCATTGTTCTTAACCCAAGAATTATGGCTCAGGATACACAACAGGCATCTTTCTTCGTTGGGCAGACGATTCCTTTCCAAACGACAAGTACGATCATTCAGGAGACAGGAACTGTCACACAAAATATCGAATATGAAGATATCGGTGTTAACCTTGTTGTCGCTTCAACGATTGCTCCAAATAACGTCGTCACTTTACAAATAGAACAAACTATTTCTGAACTACATTCTGCTCAGGGAACTCTTACACCTGTAACTGATAAAACATACGCAGCCACACGTTTACAAGTTCCAGATGGATGTTTCTTAGTAATGAGTGGTCATATCAGAGATAAAACTACAAAAATTGTTACGGGAGTGCCTCTGCTAAACTCTATACCTTTAATTCGAGGTTTGTTCAGCAGAACAATAGATCAAAGGCAAAAACGTAACATTATGATGTTCATTAAGCCTAAGGTTATTAGTAGTTTCGAAGAGGGCACAACATTAACGAATAAAGAGGGTTATAGATATAACTGGGAAGCTGATGAAGGATCTATGCAAGTAGCACCACGACATGCTCCTGAATGTCAGCGCCCTCCTGCATTACAAGCAGAAAGTGATTTTAAAATGCTAGAAATAGAAGCCCAATAA
- a CDS encoding protein arginine kinase: MILPNDLLLNFASKKDAPPTNKTWPITTFSLSRNLSIAKFLPCLSREKKQEILEAISSHFNAIEGFDEFLVLPLKEAPAWQKEFLMEHFLFPYDLTGNPEGEALIVNRSGTILAAINFRDHLILHTIDFTCEPEKALDQLVRLDAYLNEKLEFAFSSDFGFLTTNPRECGTGLKSQCFLHAPALVYSKELNDIIDEDTEVACSGILPATPGYIGNMLVLSNKYSLGLTEEQILSSLRIWSSKISVAEASAKKKAAEQNSGELKNHILRALGLLTHAYHLDLQETLDALSWIQLGISLGWIQGADNSPMWNPVFWQARRGHLALSQQPADNKNLQKEVITQLRADVLKKLASNLSPTGF; encoded by the coding sequence ATGATTCTTCCCAATGACTTACTTCTTAATTTTGCTAGTAAGAAAGACGCCCCTCCTACAAATAAAACCTGGCCGATAACAACGTTCTCACTATCTAGGAATCTTTCCATAGCGAAGTTTCTTCCTTGTTTATCTAGGGAGAAAAAGCAGGAAATTTTAGAGGCTATTTCTTCGCATTTCAATGCTATTGAAGGTTTTGATGAGTTTCTAGTTTTACCTCTTAAAGAGGCTCCTGCTTGGCAAAAAGAATTTCTTATGGAGCATTTTCTATTTCCCTATGACCTAACAGGGAACCCTGAAGGCGAAGCTCTTATTGTAAATCGTTCTGGAACTATCCTAGCAGCTATAAATTTCCGAGATCATCTGATTCTCCATACTATAGATTTTACCTGTGAGCCTGAAAAAGCTTTAGATCAGCTTGTACGATTAGATGCTTATCTTAATGAGAAGTTAGAGTTTGCTTTTTCTTCAGATTTTGGTTTTCTAACTACAAATCCTCGAGAATGCGGTACAGGACTAAAAAGTCAGTGTTTCTTGCATGCTCCGGCATTAGTATATTCTAAGGAATTAAACGATATTATTGATGAGGATACAGAAGTTGCTTGTTCAGGAATACTGCCAGCAACGCCAGGGTACATTGGAAATATGCTAGTATTATCCAATAAATACTCTTTAGGGCTTACTGAAGAGCAGATCTTATCATCATTAAGAATATGGTCATCGAAAATATCTGTTGCAGAAGCCTCTGCTAAAAAGAAGGCTGCTGAACAAAATTCTGGAGAGTTAAAAAATCATATTCTACGCGCGTTAGGCCTGCTTACGCATGCGTATCATTTAGACCTTCAGGAAACATTAGACGCGTTAAGCTGGATTCAATTAGGGATCAGTCTAGGATGGATCCAAGGAGCTGACAATAGCCCTATGTGGAATCCTGTATTCTGGCAAGCACGTCGTGGACATTTAGCGCTCTCACAACAACCTGCAGATAATAAAAATCTGCAAAAAGAAGTCATCACGCAATTACGCGCGGATGTGTTAAAGAAACTTGCGAGCAACTTATCCCCTACCGGCTTTTAA
- a CDS encoding UvrB/UvrC motif-containing protein, protein MATSKPHQCYHCQKPAMICYTEVDKDKILRSYVCESCPCPSHYYSRDNTAVGISGSLVTLECGNCKTVWQPTADEDQLFGCHLCYANFKTQLIAKLMHTKAIFSSATSDTSRGCLHIGRAPGEAASMNPLLKLIALNEALQDTLAREDYEQAAVIRDQINHLKNQNSHDSSQ, encoded by the coding sequence ATGGCGACTTCTAAACCTCATCAGTGTTATCACTGTCAAAAGCCAGCAATGATTTGCTATACTGAAGTAGATAAGGATAAGATTTTACGTTCTTATGTATGTGAGTCTTGTCCTTGTCCCAGTCACTACTACAGTCGTGACAACACTGCTGTGGGGATTTCGGGATCTTTAGTAACTTTAGAGTGTGGTAATTGCAAAACTGTATGGCAACCGACTGCTGATGAAGATCAGTTATTTGGTTGTCATTTATGTTATGCTAATTTCAAAACACAGCTTATTGCCAAGCTAATGCATACTAAAGCGATTTTCTCTTCGGCAACTTCTGACACTAGTCGCGGTTGCTTGCATATTGGTCGCGCTCCTGGAGAAGCGGCGAGTATGAACCCTCTTCTTAAACTCATAGCTTTAAATGAGGCTCTTCAGGATACGTTAGCTCGTGAAGATTACGAGCAAGCTGCTGTAATACGAGACCAGATTAATCATTTAAAAAATCAGAATTCGCATGATTCTTCCCAATGA
- the frr gene encoding ribosome recycling factor, translated as MSSLTDTEKKMAAALEFFHKEVRSFRTGKANPALVETVTVDVYGTTMRLSDLASISVADTRQLVISPYDANNVSAISKGIIAANLNLQPDVEGTIVRIKVPEPTAEYRNEVIKQLRRKSEEAKVAIRNIRRESNDKLKKDSDLTEDAVKGMEKKVQELTDKFCKQIDEITKQKEAELSSI; from the coding sequence ATGTCCAGTCTAACTGATACCGAAAAGAAAATGGCTGCTGCTTTAGAATTCTTCCATAAAGAAGTTAGATCATTTAGAACAGGAAAGGCTAATCCTGCTTTAGTAGAAACCGTAACTGTGGATGTGTATGGAACCACAATGAGGCTATCTGATTTAGCCTCTATTTCTGTAGCGGATACACGTCAGTTAGTTATTTCTCCTTATGATGCGAATAACGTTTCTGCGATATCTAAGGGTATCATTGCTGCAAATTTAAATTTGCAACCCGATGTAGAAGGAACCATAGTACGTATTAAGGTTCCAGAGCCTACTGCAGAATACAGAAATGAAGTTATCAAGCAGTTACGTCGTAAATCTGAGGAAGCGAAAGTAGCTATTCGCAATATCCGTAGGGAATCTAACGACAAGTTAAAAAAAGATTCTGACTTAACAGAAGATGCTGTTAAAGGAATGGAAAAGAAAGTCCAGGAATTAACAGATAAGTTCTGTAAGCAAATCGACGAAATCACAAAGCAAAAAGAAGCTGAACTTTCGTCGATATGA
- the pyrH gene encoding UMP kinase — MSKRITRVLFKISGESLSTDSGNRIDEVRLSRLVSELRAVRNSDIETALVIGGGNILRGLAQQKELQINRVSADQMGMLATLINGMAVADALKADDIPCLLTSTLSCPQLADLYTPQKSEEALSQGKVLICTTGAGSPYLTTDTGAALRACELKADILLKATMHVDGVYDKDPLMFTDAVKYDRISYKDFVAQGLGVMDVSAVSLCMDSNIPIRVFSFVKHSLEQAIFDENIGTLICGDA, encoded by the coding sequence ATGTCTAAGCGAATAACACGAGTCTTATTTAAGATTTCTGGAGAATCTCTCTCAACAGATAGTGGAAACCGAATTGATGAAGTTCGTTTATCCAGATTAGTATCAGAATTACGTGCTGTACGTAACAGCGATATCGAAACAGCTCTTGTTATAGGCGGTGGAAATATCTTAAGAGGTCTTGCTCAGCAAAAAGAACTACAAATCAATCGCGTATCTGCAGACCAAATGGGTATGCTAGCTACTTTGATTAATGGCATGGCAGTAGCAGATGCATTAAAAGCTGATGACATTCCTTGTTTATTAACTTCTACCCTTTCCTGCCCTCAATTAGCAGATTTATACACTCCTCAAAAGTCTGAGGAGGCATTAAGCCAAGGCAAAGTTTTAATTTGCACAACAGGAGCAGGATCTCCTTACTTAACTACAGATACAGGAGCAGCTTTGCGCGCCTGTGAGTTAAAAGCGGATATCCTACTTAAAGCAACTATGCATGTTGACGGAGTTTACGATAAAGATCCTCTGATGTTTACCGACGCTGTAAAATACGATCGCATTAGCTATAAGGATTTCGTAGCTCAAGGATTAGGTGTCATGGACGTTTCTGCCGTATCTTTATGTATGGATTCTAATATTCCTATTCGTGTCTTTAGCTTTGTTAAGCATTCTTTAGAACAAGCAATTTTCGATGAGAATATTGGAACATTAATTTGTGGAGACGCTTAA
- the tsf gene encoding translation elongation factor Ts, with protein MSNFSMETLKLLRQQTGVGLTKCKEALAECNGNLEEAVVHLRKLGLASASKKEHRETKEGVIAAKSDARGTAVVEVNVETDFVANNAVFRTFVDGLVEDVLNHKVNSVDALLPLTSSQDASLTIDELRAVTMQTVGENIRISRIKYLPKTTEESVGIYSHGNGKAVSVTVLSGVADKESLAKDISMHIVAAQPLFLNKESVPADALEREKEVISSQVQGKPQAVIDKIISGKLGTFFQDVCLLEQAFIKNPDITIQGLVDDASKTSGNSVEVKEFILWKIGA; from the coding sequence ATGAGCAACTTTTCTATGGAAACCCTCAAACTCTTAAGACAACAAACCGGTGTAGGGTTAACCAAATGTAAGGAAGCTTTAGCTGAATGCAATGGCAATCTTGAAGAAGCTGTTGTTCACTTACGTAAGTTAGGCCTTGCCTCTGCTAGTAAAAAAGAACACCGAGAAACAAAAGAAGGCGTTATTGCAGCGAAGAGCGATGCTCGAGGCACTGCTGTTGTCGAAGTTAACGTAGAAACAGATTTCGTAGCTAATAATGCTGTATTCCGCACCTTTGTCGATGGTCTTGTTGAGGATGTCTTAAATCACAAAGTAAATAGTGTAGATGCATTATTACCTCTAACTTCATCTCAAGATGCTTCTCTTACCATTGATGAGTTACGTGCTGTAACCATGCAAACTGTCGGAGAAAACATTCGCATTAGCAGAATCAAGTATTTACCAAAAACAACAGAAGAAAGTGTGGGAATTTACTCTCACGGCAACGGGAAAGCTGTTTCCGTGACTGTTCTTTCTGGAGTCGCTGATAAAGAAAGCTTGGCTAAAGATATTTCTATGCACATCGTTGCGGCTCAACCTCTGTTCTTAAATAAAGAAAGTGTGCCTGCAGATGCTTTAGAAAGAGAAAAAGAAGTAATTTCTTCTCAAGTACAAGGAAAACCTCAAGCTGTTATTGATAAGATCATCAGTGGCAAATTGGGAACATTCTTCCAAGATGTTTGTCTACTAGAACAAGCTTTCATTAAAAATCCTGATATAACCATTCAAGGTTTGGTTGACGACGCTAGTAAAACTAGTGGCAATTCCGTCGAAGTGAAGGAATTCATTTTATGGAAAATAGGAGCTTAA
- the rpsB gene encoding 30S ribosomal protein S2, whose protein sequence is MEEQPLCTLSVKDLMEAGAHFGHQTRRWNPKMKLYIFEEKNGLYIINLAKTLYQLRNALPHVCKVIKENKPILFVGTKKQAKCVIKEAAIEAGEYFVAERWLGGMLTNMATIRNSIKTLDKIEKDLTQNSSCLTKKEIALLAKRHQKLLKNLEGIRYLRKIPGLVIVVDPSYEKIAVAEAKKLGIPVLALVDTNCDPTPIDYVVPCNDDSLKSIRLIISAIKDNIINTKKKLGVEIVSPIKTLSTEDGSEEIDIAAGDDNRKEDLLAKKYDSNEAN, encoded by the coding sequence TTGGAAGAACAACCACTATGCACTCTTTCAGTTAAAGACTTAATGGAAGCGGGGGCTCATTTTGGGCACCAAACGCGAAGATGGAACCCAAAGATGAAACTTTACATCTTTGAGGAGAAAAACGGTCTTTACATTATCAATTTAGCAAAAACTCTTTACCAATTACGTAACGCCCTTCCACATGTGTGTAAGGTCATTAAAGAGAATAAGCCTATTCTCTTCGTAGGAACCAAAAAACAAGCCAAATGCGTCATCAAAGAAGCGGCTATAGAAGCTGGCGAGTACTTTGTTGCTGAGAGATGGTTAGGCGGTATGTTAACCAACATGGCGACTATCCGAAACTCCATTAAAACTTTGGATAAAATCGAAAAAGATCTTACTCAAAATAGTTCCTGCCTAACAAAAAAAGAAATTGCCTTACTTGCTAAGCGTCATCAGAAATTATTGAAAAACTTGGAAGGTATCCGTTACCTAAGAAAGATTCCAGGTTTGGTTATCGTTGTTGACCCTAGCTATGAAAAAATCGCTGTTGCGGAAGCTAAAAAGCTCGGCATTCCTGTATTAGCCTTGGTTGATACAAACTGTGACCCAACACCGATTGATTATGTTGTTCCATGTAACGACGACTCTTTAAAAAGCATTCGCTTAATCATTAGCGCTATTAAGGATAACATCATCAACACCAAGAAAAAACTTGGCGTTGAAATTGTTTCCCCAATTAAAACTTTAAGCACCGAAGATGGATCTGAAGAGATCGATATCGCAGCAGGTGATGACAATCGTAAAGAAGATCTATTAGCAAAAAAATATGACAGTAATGAGGCTAACTAA
- a CDS encoding porin: MKKLLKSALLFATTGSALSLQALPVGNPAEPSLLIDGTMWEGASGDPCDPCSTWCDAISIRAGYYGDYVFDRILKVDVNKTISMGTAPTGNAAADFKTVADRNNIAYGKHMQDAEWSTNAAFLALNIWDRFDVFCTLGASNGYLKANAAAFNLVGLLGVTGTDLQGQYPNVAISQGLVELYTDTTFSWSVGARGALWECGCATLGAEFQYAQSNPKIEMLNVISSPTQFVIHKPRGYKGTAANFPLPLTAGTESATDTKSATIKYHEWQIGLALSYRLNMLVPYIGVNWSRATFDADSIRIAQPKLPTAILNLTTWNPTLLGEATTINTGAKYADQLQIASLQINKMKSRKACGIAVGATLIDADKWSITGEARLINERAAHVNAQFRF; the protein is encoded by the coding sequence ATGAAAAAACTCTTGAAATCGGCATTATTGTTTGCCACTACGGGTTCCGCTCTCTCCTTACAAGCCTTGCCTGTAGGGAATCCAGCTGAACCAAGTTTATTAATTGATGGCACTATGTGGGAAGGCGCTTCAGGCGATCCTTGTGATCCTTGCTCTACTTGGTGTGATGCTATCAGCATCCGCGCAGGGTACTACGGAGATTATGTTTTCGATCGCATCTTAAAAGTTGATGTTAATAAAACTATCAGCATGGGGACAGCTCCAACTGGTAATGCAGCTGCTGACTTTAAAACCGTTGCAGACAGGAATAACATAGCCTACGGCAAACATATGCAAGATGCAGAATGGTCCACAAACGCGGCTTTCTTAGCATTAAACATTTGGGATCGTTTTGATGTCTTCTGCACATTAGGGGCATCTAACGGCTATCTCAAAGCAAATGCTGCAGCTTTCAATCTAGTCGGCTTACTTGGGGTAACAGGAACAGATCTTCAAGGCCAATATCCAAACGTAGCCATCTCTCAAGGCCTTGTAGAGCTTTATACTGACACAACCTTCTCTTGGAGCGTTGGTGCGCGTGGAGCTTTATGGGAATGTGGTTGCGCAACTTTAGGAGCAGAGTTCCAATATGCGCAGTCTAATCCTAAGATCGAAATGCTTAATGTAATTTCTAGCCCAACACAATTTGTGATTCATAAGCCTAGAGGATATAAAGGGACAGCGGCCAACTTCCCTCTGCCTTTAACCGCTGGAACAGAGAGCGCTACTGATACTAAATCAGCTACAATTAAGTATCATGAATGGCAAATTGGTTTAGCTCTTTCTTATAGATTGAACATGCTTGTTCCATATATTGGAGTAAACTGGTCCAGAGCTACATTTGATGCTGACTCTATCCGCATTGCTCAGCCTAAATTACCTACGGCCATTTTAAACCTAACTACATGGAACCCTACTTTATTAGGGGAGGCTACTACTATAAACACTGGAGCAAAATATGCTGACCAGTTACAAATTGCTTCGCTTCAAATCAACAAAATGAAGTCTAGAAAAGCTTGTGGTATTGCTGTTGGTGCAACCTTAATTGATGCTGACAAATGGTCGATCACTGGTGAAGCTCGCTTAATCAACGAAAGAGCTGCTCACGTAAACGCTCAATTCAGATTCTAA